The Haloarchaeobius amylolyticus genome window below encodes:
- a CDS encoding tRNA-dihydrouridine synthase yields MTAVEFSPRVALASLSGEADAEWARAASEYAGLAFLGGIALDDRSREAARELVARDRNEFLPEDPVAFVDEQLTALADAPIRAGFNVRSATVDPVGEAARVCAAHDAILEVNAHCRQDELCAVGCGESLLRDTDRLCEYVATAAEVGATVSVKVRAEVPGVDLPATASRLDSAGASMLHVDAMDSEPVVRDVVDACDCVVVANNGVRDRETVHEYLGYGADAVSVGRPSDDPRVMARVCEATEAWFAAGD; encoded by the coding sequence ATGACCGCGGTCGAGTTCTCGCCCCGCGTCGCACTCGCCAGCCTGAGTGGCGAGGCCGACGCCGAGTGGGCACGCGCCGCCAGCGAGTACGCCGGACTGGCGTTCCTCGGCGGTATCGCGCTGGACGACCGGTCCCGCGAGGCGGCCCGCGAGCTGGTCGCCCGCGACCGGAACGAGTTCCTCCCGGAGGACCCGGTCGCGTTCGTCGACGAGCAACTCACAGCCCTCGCCGACGCACCGATCCGCGCCGGGTTCAACGTCCGGAGCGCGACGGTCGACCCGGTGGGGGAGGCGGCCCGCGTGTGCGCCGCCCACGACGCGATTCTGGAGGTCAACGCCCACTGCCGGCAGGACGAACTCTGTGCGGTCGGCTGTGGCGAGTCGCTGCTCCGGGACACCGACCGGCTCTGCGAGTACGTCGCGACGGCGGCCGAGGTGGGCGCGACGGTCAGCGTGAAGGTCCGCGCCGAGGTGCCCGGCGTCGACCTCCCGGCGACCGCGTCCCGGCTGGATTCGGCCGGGGCGTCGATGCTCCACGTCGACGCGATGGACTCCGAACCCGTCGTCCGCGACGTGGTCGACGCCTGTGACTGCGTGGTCGTCGCGAACAACGGTGTCAGGGACCGCGAGACGGTCCACGAGTACCTCGGCTACGGCGCCGACGCCGTCAGCGTCGGCCGGCCGAGCGACGACCCGCGGGTCATGGCACGGGTCTGCGAGGCGACCGAGGCGTGGTTCGCGGCGGGGGACTGA
- a CDS encoding triphosphoribosyl-dephospho-CoA synthase — protein MRTPAQNAELALLLEVAGTPKPGNVDRHRDFDDLRFEHFLAGAVGASEGLRAAEGGGGVGDAFETAVAGMADQRGGNTQFGALLLLVPLVRAAGEDALTPAGVESVVADTTVADAAGFYRAFDHVDVFVDDPPADADDLDARRGSDAIPAVEERGLTLSDLMELSAPEDDNAVEWTTGFPRTFAVAESVAAGTGPVPDRIADAFLAQLAEHPDSLVAKQHGREVADEVASRAAALLDDEAPAEAVDAFGDDLVERGVNPGTTADIVAAGTFVALERDEVVV, from the coding sequence ATGCGAACACCAGCACAGAACGCGGAACTCGCCCTCCTGCTGGAGGTCGCGGGGACGCCGAAGCCGGGGAACGTCGACCGCCACCGTGACTTCGACGACCTCCGGTTCGAGCACTTCCTCGCGGGGGCGGTGGGCGCGAGCGAGGGCCTGCGAGCCGCCGAGGGTGGTGGCGGGGTCGGCGACGCGTTCGAGACCGCGGTCGCCGGGATGGCCGACCAGCGCGGCGGCAACACCCAGTTCGGCGCGCTGCTGTTGCTCGTCCCGCTGGTCCGGGCGGCCGGCGAGGATGCTCTGACACCCGCCGGTGTCGAGTCGGTCGTCGCGGACACGACGGTCGCCGACGCCGCCGGCTTCTACCGGGCGTTCGACCACGTCGACGTGTTCGTCGACGACCCGCCCGCGGACGCCGACGACCTCGACGCTCGCCGGGGGAGCGACGCGATTCCGGCGGTCGAGGAGCGCGGGCTGACCCTGTCCGACCTGATGGAGCTGAGCGCCCCCGAGGACGACAACGCCGTGGAGTGGACGACCGGCTTCCCCCGGACGTTCGCGGTCGCGGAGTCGGTCGCCGCCGGGACCGGGCCGGTCCCCGACCGCATCGCCGACGCCTTCCTCGCGCAACTCGCCGAACACCCCGACTCGCTGGTGGCGAAACAGCACGGGCGCGAGGTGGCCGACGAAGTCGCTTCGCGGGCTGCGGCCCTCCTCGACGACGAGGCACCGGCGGAGGCGGTCGACGCCTTCGGGGACGACCTCGTCGAGCGCGGCGTGAACCCCGGCACCACCGCCGACATCGTCGCGGCCGGGACGTTCGTGGCGCTGGAGCGCGACGAGGTGGTCGTATGA
- a CDS encoding DUF447 domain-containing protein, with the protein MSGDDGVGTADWPADLHGVTESVVATKGPNGRWNLAALGLHAGDPVTARTWGRTRTRINFDRRGEAVVQFTRDPVHFTEAALNVFERDEPVLDSADAWARVDVEHVTTGDDGTTDWAEWRLYPTESVVERESVVPVNRAVGAVIEATVAASRLDVPSYDTTTLRQRLSYFEAVVDRCGGEREREAMDRIAVLTDWKTQNESF; encoded by the coding sequence ATGAGTGGCGACGACGGCGTCGGGACTGCGGACTGGCCGGCCGACCTCCACGGCGTCACCGAGTCCGTGGTCGCGACGAAGGGGCCGAACGGTCGCTGGAACCTCGCGGCGCTGGGCCTGCACGCCGGCGACCCGGTGACCGCCCGGACGTGGGGCCGGACCCGGACCCGCATCAACTTCGACCGCCGGGGCGAGGCCGTCGTCCAGTTCACCCGCGACCCGGTTCACTTCACCGAGGCGGCCCTGAACGTCTTCGAGCGCGACGAGCCCGTGCTCGACAGCGCCGACGCCTGGGCCCGGGTCGACGTGGAGCACGTCACGACCGGCGACGACGGCACCACCGACTGGGCGGAGTGGCGGCTGTATCCCACCGAATCGGTGGTCGAGCGCGAGTCCGTGGTGCCGGTCAATCGCGCCGTCGGAGCGGTCATCGAGGCGACCGTCGCGGCCTCCCGGCTGGACGTGCCGAGTTACGACACCACGACGCTCCGCCAGCGGCTCTCGTACTTCGAGGCCGTGGTCGACCGCTGCGGCGGCGAGCGCGAGCGCGAGGCGATGGACCGAATCGCCGTACTCACGGACTGGAAGACGCAGAACGAATCCTTTTAG
- a CDS encoding cyclase family protein: protein MTFDNDDCDCGTGIDRRGFLRGCGAVFAMAAAATPTAAEGGPTPGDLSALLDGLPTNWGRWGEDDERGALNFLGSAEAFDGMQAAVSGGRKRIERFTLQLSVTGEAAQDPLFVGRFPARKDNTLDARFDGVEGSPIPLPGGLKYADDAFATRLFLQGTTHMDALGHAWYGEHLYNGYPQASTATPTTYDDPVTGLRDADFDGDLETYDTTTTYGLGQADVTAAAGAGVAGRGVLLDVGRQFGDEDGRLAPDFGIGLDELRATAEAQGVEVQEHDIVLVRTGSVERARDPDAEYDPLTEPGLVYSEELVRWFHELETPVVGADNVAIERAAQVVDGELYFAPLHGALLRNLGITLLEILDLSALGAACAADGIYEFLFTGAPLNVPGGSGAPVNPVVLKATDEKA, encoded by the coding sequence ATGACCTTCGACAACGACGACTGTGACTGTGGCACCGGCATCGACCGACGCGGGTTCCTCCGCGGCTGTGGCGCGGTGTTCGCGATGGCCGCCGCGGCGACACCGACGGCGGCCGAGGGCGGCCCGACGCCCGGCGACCTCTCCGCCCTCCTCGACGGCCTCCCCACGAACTGGGGGCGCTGGGGCGAGGACGACGAACGCGGCGCGCTCAACTTCCTCGGCAGCGCCGAGGCCTTCGACGGGATGCAGGCCGCGGTCAGCGGCGGACGGAAGCGCATCGAGCGGTTCACGCTGCAACTCTCCGTGACGGGCGAGGCGGCACAGGACCCCCTGTTCGTCGGTCGCTTCCCGGCCCGGAAGGACAACACGCTCGACGCCCGGTTCGACGGCGTCGAGGGCAGTCCCATCCCGCTTCCGGGCGGCCTGAAGTACGCCGACGACGCGTTCGCGACCCGGCTGTTCCTGCAGGGGACGACCCACATGGACGCCCTGGGCCACGCCTGGTACGGCGAGCACCTCTACAACGGCTATCCGCAGGCGAGCACGGCGACCCCGACCACCTACGACGACCCCGTCACCGGCCTCAGGGACGCGGATTTCGACGGCGACCTCGAGACCTACGACACCACGACGACCTACGGGCTCGGACAGGCCGACGTGACCGCGGCCGCGGGTGCCGGCGTCGCGGGCCGGGGCGTCCTCCTCGACGTGGGCCGGCAGTTCGGCGACGAGGACGGCCGGCTCGCGCCCGACTTCGGTATCGGCCTCGACGAGTTGCGCGCGACCGCAGAGGCACAGGGCGTCGAGGTGCAGGAACACGACATCGTCCTGGTCCGCACGGGCTCGGTCGAGCGCGCCCGTGACCCGGACGCCGAGTACGACCCACTGACCGAACCGGGACTGGTCTACAGCGAGGAGCTGGTGCGCTGGTTCCACGAGCTGGAGACGCCCGTCGTCGGGGCGGACAACGTCGCCATCGAGCGCGCCGCCCAGGTCGTCGACGGGGAGCTGTACTTCGCACCCCTGCACGGCGCGCTCCTGCGGAACCTCGGCATCACGCTGCTGGAGATACTGGACCTGTCGGCACTCGGAGCGGCCTGTGCCGCCGACGGAATCTACGAGTTCCTGTTCACCGGCGCGCCGTTGAACGTGCCCGGTGGCTCGGGTGCGCCGGTCAACCCGGTCGTGCTGAAGGCGACCGACGAGAAGGCGTAG
- a CDS encoding aldo/keto reductase → MNERRLGSTGAQVTEVGLGCWQIGGAWGDVSEEDGKAAVHAALDEGIRFLDTADVYGDGRSERLIREVLDERDEEPFVATKAGRRLDPHETERYNHENLERFVDRSRENLDVDTLDLVQLHCPPTDAYYQPETFDAMDALKDAGKLAHYGVSVERVEEAMKAIEYPGVETVQIIFNPFRQRPAERFFEAAQAEDVGVIVRVPLASGLLTGKLDADAEFPENDHRNFNREGEAFDIGETFAGVPLAEGVEAAEALRPAVPENATMAQFVLRWILSFDAVSTVIPGSTSPDHIADNVAAASLPAPSPEDHRLVEAVYDERVRQYVHHRW, encoded by the coding sequence ATGAACGAGCGACGACTCGGCTCGACTGGCGCACAGGTCACGGAGGTCGGCCTCGGCTGCTGGCAGATCGGTGGCGCCTGGGGCGACGTCTCCGAGGAGGACGGGAAGGCGGCGGTCCACGCGGCACTCGACGAGGGAATCAGGTTCCTCGACACGGCCGACGTGTACGGCGACGGCCGGAGCGAACGACTCATCCGGGAGGTCCTCGACGAGCGCGACGAGGAGCCCTTCGTGGCGACGAAGGCGGGCCGCCGGCTCGACCCGCACGAGACAGAGCGGTACAACCACGAGAACCTCGAACGCTTCGTGGACCGGAGCCGGGAGAACCTCGACGTGGACACCCTCGACCTCGTACAGTTGCACTGCCCGCCGACCGACGCGTACTACCAGCCCGAGACGTTCGACGCGATGGACGCCCTGAAAGACGCGGGCAAGCTCGCCCACTACGGCGTCTCGGTCGAGCGCGTCGAGGAGGCGATGAAGGCCATCGAGTACCCCGGCGTCGAGACGGTCCAGATAATCTTCAACCCGTTCCGCCAGCGCCCCGCCGAGCGGTTCTTCGAGGCGGCCCAGGCCGAGGACGTGGGCGTCATCGTCCGGGTCCCGCTGGCCTCGGGCCTGCTCACCGGGAAACTCGACGCCGACGCCGAGTTCCCCGAGAACGACCACCGGAACTTCAACCGCGAGGGCGAGGCGTTCGACATCGGCGAGACGTTCGCCGGCGTCCCGCTGGCCGAGGGCGTCGAGGCCGCCGAGGCGCTCCGGCCGGCGGTCCCGGAGAACGCGACGATGGCGCAGTTCGTGCTGCGCTGGATCCTCTCGTTCGACGCCGTCTCGACCGTCATCCCGGGCTCCACCTCCCCGGACCACATCGCGGACAACGTCGCGGCGGCCAGCCTCCCGGCGCCATCGCCGGAGGACCACCGGCTGGTCGAGGCGGTGTACGACGAGCGCGTTCGCCAGTACGTCCACCATCGCTGGTGA
- a CDS encoding 30S ribosomal protein S17e has product MAIKPDYVKKTGTILLERYPKAFTTDFETNKKSVSKLTNIESKGVRNRIAGYVTRKKSSGEQE; this is encoded by the coding sequence ATGGCAATCAAACCCGACTACGTCAAGAAGACGGGCACAATCCTGCTCGAACGGTACCCGAAGGCGTTCACCACGGACTTCGAGACGAACAAGAAGAGCGTCTCGAAGCTCACCAACATCGAGTCCAAGGGCGTCCGAAACCGCATCGCCGGCTACGTCACGCGCAAGAAGAGCTCCGGCGAACAGGAGTAA
- the asd gene encoding aspartate-semialdehyde dehydrogenase — protein MTVRVGVLGATGAVGQRLIQLLEPHDDFEIAALTASDSSAGKTYREAAKWRVDSPIPESVAEQTVTATDPDEVPDDVDLLFSSLPSSVGEAVEPAFCEAGYVVSSNSSNARMAADVPLVIPEVNADHLDMLEVQREERGWDGALVKNPNCSTITFVPTLAALADAGYELETVHVSTLQAVSGAGYDGVTSMEIIDNAIPYIGGEEDKLETESRKLLGSFDGASIEQEDFEVAASCNRIPTLDGHLENVFVGAAEELTPEDAAAAMREYPSLDLPSSPEPLIHVFDEPDRPQPRLDRTLGGGMAVAAGGFKQTGLGLQYNCLSHNTIRGAAGASVLNGELLLSEGYL, from the coding sequence ATGACTGTACGTGTTGGCGTCCTCGGCGCGACCGGTGCCGTCGGACAGCGACTCATCCAGCTCCTCGAACCACACGACGACTTCGAAATCGCCGCACTCACGGCCAGTGACTCCAGCGCGGGGAAGACCTACCGCGAGGCCGCGAAGTGGCGCGTCGACTCGCCCATCCCGGAGAGCGTCGCAGAGCAGACCGTCACCGCGACCGACCCCGACGAGGTCCCCGACGACGTCGACCTGCTGTTCTCCTCGCTCCCGTCCTCGGTCGGCGAGGCCGTCGAACCCGCCTTCTGTGAGGCGGGCTACGTCGTCTCCTCGAACTCCTCGAACGCCCGGATGGCAGCGGACGTACCCCTCGTCATCCCCGAAGTGAACGCGGACCACCTCGACATGCTGGAGGTCCAGCGCGAGGAGCGCGGTTGGGACGGCGCGCTCGTGAAGAACCCCAACTGCTCGACCATCACCTTCGTCCCGACGCTCGCCGCGCTCGCCGACGCCGGCTACGAGCTCGAGACCGTCCACGTCTCGACCCTGCAGGCCGTCTCCGGCGCGGGCTACGACGGCGTCACCTCGATGGAGATCATCGACAACGCCATCCCGTACATCGGCGGCGAGGAGGACAAGCTCGAGACCGAGTCCCGCAAGCTCCTGGGGTCGTTCGACGGCGCGAGCATCGAACAGGAGGACTTCGAGGTCGCGGCCTCCTGTAACCGCATTCCGACGCTCGACGGCCACCTCGAGAACGTCTTCGTCGGCGCCGCCGAGGAGCTCACCCCCGAGGACGCCGCCGCGGCGATGCGCGAGTACCCGAGCCTCGACCTGCCCTCCTCGCCGGAGCCGCTCATCCACGTCTTCGACGAGCCGGACCGCCCGCAGCCCCGCCTCGACCGCACCCTCGGCGGCGGCATGGCCGTGGCTGCCGGCGGCTTCAAGCAGACCGGGCTCGGTCTCCAGTACAACTGCCTCTCGCACAACACCATCCGCGGCGCCGCGGGTGCGAGCGTCCTGAACGGCGAACTGCTGCTCTCGGAAGGCTACCTGTAG